The following coding sequences lie in one Ostrea edulis chromosome 8, xbOstEdul1.1, whole genome shotgun sequence genomic window:
- the LOC125656477 gene encoding uncharacterized protein LOC125656477, which translates to MENVYCGALTDYMDNDSLLKEILDSLNDKDTIQLFAAANGLIGDAEIENRLQELEWEKHVDDLWQEVLEEFNSPSKRPRREIQDDQPSTSGQSGRGDVENPYFIWKKNTRTFKKNLARDTSFKIKFNDQWRGEKLKDIYDKMHDMFDDVLSQAKGSDADLGRVVLSHPNLNNAIVVPLQSWENLNSDTVMSEITKVLNSNEDIPVDEHLLITVGSINMMRGGSWSGNKLAVTSLFGPGNSLMRKKSVLYVENDNNLCLPIAIGLCFLKTCKKVDANTWKHLIRGNPGTILENAIYHKTVPKWYYGDLLKKSRNKIQTEMALQLCRKAGVPVDRYLGLNDIEPFENLLDVSVNVVSSRVGNKFVRVAKETEQTRLYLYHVESENEKHWHGISNIQGFFNAAYFCHTCLKPYKTKFKHTCATSCDVCLHDNCIETETKVGCASCSRVCRSLECFKRHKVGKMVQKEKIPPACELWHQCKKCRVKLSAAKRNPKLHVCGEWQCSSCLEYHVGEHLCFQKSYRSDPEKRKTKKFIFYDFETRQDDIYQCEEGYKSSCIRCGECAPKGHQCASCRLCQHCQDPSCGLEQHKVNVAVLQTSCHDCENEDLKENSKCSECGVRCIRCSKMKKSEFVGPPCPDTCGHRELIFRGEDAAQRFCSYVTQPHLKNTILIAHNAKSFDLYPILEVLIDRHSIRPDKIIYNGSKVMYMHIANKLNLTFLDSLNFLPMKLAKIPDAFGIEELSKGFFPHFFNKKENQRYVGPFPDLEYYGYNFMSSGEREKLAQWHASKSSEIFDFQEEMLKYCRSDVDILRRGCIAFRNTVRQATTISEVQPDGTSNIITDGVDPFEFVTIASVCMGIFKTLFLKQRLKVEITRDQETSWYEIEDFEGVEGVRLDGNWVSLVDLEKDEFTDVGKRQLISPIAVVPSQGYTSKENFSKISIQWLEWRMFQSQQRRRPVHIRHALNGGEYRIPGTNYRCDGFVENAEGKGTIYEFYGCVYHGCPDCFQEDRSDVKHPATNQTLDELFKMTKKRERELKDLGYYLVTVWEHQFRYQLEKNAGLQQFINTLDLQDRLDPRDSFFGGRTNAIKLHYKAKDAETIQYYDFTSLYPWTNKYCRYPVGHPTIITEDFQDISNYFGLAKIKVLPPTKLYHPVLPYRSQGKLKFPLCRTCADAENQQVCNCSVEERAITGTWCTPEIQMAVSKGYQILKIYEVYHFEQSTQYDPTLGEGGLFANYVNTLLKIKQEASGFPSECASEESKREYIRQYKEKEGIDLEYDKIKKNPGLRCLAKLCLNSFWGKFGQRLSMKQSMFFHESECDKFFQILSDPTKVPHNFHIVSKDTLQFEWSNHSMFMPPDCKTNIFLASFTTVHARLRLYSVLDRLGEDVLYFDTDSVIFKTRKSDDLHYLPIGNYLGELTNEIKPEDGYIVEFVSGGPKNYAYRTLSGREECKVRGFTLNWANSKVINFEAIKSLICASQDKQIEIVNPCKISRDSRKRKLLNRIETKRYQMVYTKRRILPNLDTLPFGFR; encoded by the exons atgGAAAATGTCTACTGCGGGGCCCTGACTGACT ATATGGACAACGACAGCCTTCTGAAAGAAATCCTGGACTCTTTGAATGACAAGGACACTATACAACTCTTCGCAGCAGCCAACGGCCTGATAGGTGATGCCGAGATAGAGAACAGATTGCAAGAGCTTGAATGGGAAAAACATGTGGATGACTTGTGGCAAGAGGTGTTGGAAGAATTCAATAGTCCCTCAAAGCGACCAAGACGGGAAATTCAAGACGACCAACCATCTACTAGTGGACAATCTGGAAGGGGGGATGTTGAAAACCCATACTTCATATGGAAAAAGAACACTAGAACCTTTAAAAAGAACTTGGCCCGTGACACGAGTTTCAAGATCAAATTCAACGACCAATGGCGAGGTGAAAAGTTAAAGGACATATACGACAAAATGCATGATATGtttgatgacgttttgtcaCAAGCCAAAGGGAGTGATGCTGATTTGGGTCGAGTGGTTCTAAGTCATCCAAATTTAAACAATGCCATTGTTGTGCCACTGCAGTCATGGGAGAATTTAAACTCGGACACGGTTATGTCGGAAATCACAAAGGTATTAAATTCCAACGAAGATATACCTGTGGACGAACATCTGCTCATTACCGTAGGATCCATCAATATGATGAGAGGAGGAAGTTGGAGTGGAAATAAATTGGCTGTCACTTCCCTCTTTGGACCAGGGAATTCTCTCATGAGAAAGAAATCTGTACTGTATGTGGAAAATGACAATAATTTATGCTTACCCATTGCCATAGGCTTGTGTTTCTTGAAAACCTGCAAGAAGGTGGATGCCAATACATGGAAGCATTTAATCAGAGGGAATCCTGGAACGATTCTAGAGAATGCCATTTACCACAAAACTGTTCCAAAATGGTATTATGGTGACTTGCTAAAAAAATCTCGCAACAAAATACAGACGGAGATGGCATTACAACTTTGCAGAAAAGCTGGTGTACCTGTTGACCGATACTTGGGCTTGAACGACATAGAACCTTTTGAAAACCTGCTGGACGTGAGTGTCAATGTCGTGTCATCAAGAGTAGGAAACAAATTTGTCAGGGTCGCAAAGGAGACAGAGCAAACACGTCTATATTTGTATCACGTTGAATcggaaaatgaaaaacattggCATGGTATAAGCAATATTCAAGGATTTTTCAATGCAGCTTATTTTTGTCATACTTGTTTGAAACCTTACAAAACCAAATTCAAACACACGTGTGCAACTTCGTGTGACGTATGTCTGCACGATAACTGTATCGAGACGGAAACAAAAGTAGGATGTGCATCATGTAGTCGTGTTTGCCGTTCTCTTGAGTGTTTCAAAAGACACAAGGTGGGTAAAATGGTGCAGAAAGAAAAGATTCCTCCTGCTTGCGAACTGTGGCATCAGTGCAAGAAATGTCGTGTTAAGCTTTCAGCCGCTAAACGTAACCCAAAACTTCACGTCTGCGGTGAGTGGCAATGTTCCAGTTGTTTGGAATACCACGTAGGGGAACATCTctgttttcaaaaatcttaccGCTCTGATCCGGAAAAAAGAAAGACAAAGAAATTCATCTTTTATGACTTTGAGACGCGACAAGACGATATTTATCAGTGTGAGGAGGGATACAAATCTTCCTGCATCAGATGTGGAGAATGTGCCCCTAAAGGACATCAATGTGCAAGCTGTAGGCTGTGTCAACATTGTCAAGACCCGTCTTGCGGTCTTGAACAGCATAAGGTCAATGTTGCCGTACTACAGACCTCATGTCACGATTGTGAAAATGaggatttaaaagaaaattcaaaatgtagCGAGTGTGGTGTACGTTGCATCCGATGTTCTAAAATGAAAAAATCAGAGTTTGTGGGTCCACCCTGTCCTGATACCTGTGGTCATCGGGAACTTATATTTAGAGGAGAAGATGCAGCACAACGGTTTTGTTCTTACGTGACTCAGCCTCATCTTAAAAATACGATCTTGATCGCCCACAATGCCAAGAGCTTTGATCTATATCCCATTTTGGAGGTTCTCATAGACCGTCATTCAATTCGTCCTGACAAAATTATTTACAACGGTTCGAAAGTAATGTACATGCACATCGCCAACAAACTGAATCTAACTTTTCTTGATTCTTTGAATTTCCTACCAATGAAACTGGCAAAGATCCCTGACGCTTTCGGTATAGAGGAACTCAGCAAAGGattttttccacattttttcAACAAGAAAGAAAATCAGAGATACGTGGGTCCCTTTCCTGATCTAGAATATTACGGATACAACTTTATGTCatcaggagagagagagaaattggCTCAATGGCATGCAAGTAAAAGTTCCGAAATATTTGACTTTCAGGAAGAGATGTTGAAGTACTGTCGTTCAGACGTCGACATCTTAAGGCGGGGTTGTATAGCATTTAGAAATACTGTACGTCAGGCCACAACTATTTCAGAAGTACAACCTGATGGTACATCAAATATCATTACCGATGGCGTCGACCCTTTCGAATTCGTCACAATTGCTAGTGTCTGTATGGGTATATTTAAAACACTGTTTCTGAAACAAAGATTGAAAGTGGAAATTACCAGGGATCAGGAAACCAGCTGGTACGAGATCGAAGACTTTGAGGGAGTGGAAGGTGTGCGACTTGACGGGAACTGGGTTTCTCTTGTTGATTTAGAAAAGGATGAATTTACAGACGTGGGGAAACGTCAGTTGATAAGCCCCATAGCAGTTGTACCTTCACAAGGATACACTAGTAAGGAGAATTTCAGCAAGATATCCATTCAGTGGTTAGAATGGCGCATGTTCCAAAGCCAACAGAGGAGAAGACCCGTTCACATTCGTCACGCTCTCAATGGGGGAGAGTATCGCATACCAGGTACCAATTACCGCTGCGACGGTTTTGTGGAGAATGCAGAGGGAAAAGGCACCATATACGAATTTTATG GTTGTGTGTACCACGGGTGTCCGGATTGCTTCCAAGAGGATCGATCTGATGTTAAGCACCCTGCAACGAACCAGACATTAGACGAACTCTTCAAGATGACTAAAAAGCGAGAACGTGAACTCAAAGACCTCGGATACTATCTGGTCACCGTATGGGAGCACCAGTTTCGCTACCAGCTGGAGAAAAACGCCGGCTTGCAACAATTTATCAACACTCTGGATCTGCAAGACAGACTTGATCCCCGTGATAGTTTCTTTGGCGGACGCACCAATGCCATAAAACTCCATTATAAAGCTAAAGATGCCGAAACCATTCAGTATTACGATTTCACCAGTCTCTACCCTTGGACAAATAAATACTGTCGTTATCCCGTGGGTCATCCGACCATTATCACGGAAGATTTTCAGGATATATCGAACTATTTTGGTCTTGCCAAAATTAAAGTCCTACCGCCTACAAAATTGTACCACCCCGTGCTTCCGTACCGGTCTCAAGGAAAACTGAAATTTCCCTTGTGTCGAACGTGTGCGGACGCTGAAAATCAGCAGGTCTGTAATTGCTCTGTAGAGGAAAGAGCCATCACAGGTACATGGTGTACTCCCGAAATCCAAATGGCAGTGTCAAAAGGgtaccaaattttaaaaatttacgaGGTCTATCACTTTGAGCAATCGACTCAGTATGACCCAACCTTGGGTGAGGGGGGTCTGTTTGCAAACTATGTTAATACGCTCCTTAAGATTAAACAAGAAGCCTCGGGATTTCCTTCCGAGTGTGCAAGTGAAGAGTCAAAAAGAGAATATATTAGACAATACAAAGAAAAAGAGGGCATAGATTTGGAGTacgacaaaattaaaaaaaatccggGTTTGCGCTGTTTAGCCAAACTCTGTCTCAATAGTTTTTGGGGAAAATTTGGTCAGAGACTAAGCATGAAGCAATCCATGTTTTTTCACGAATCCGAATGTGATAAATTTTTTCAGATTCTCTCAGATCCTACTAAAGTCCCTCACAATTTTCACATTGTTTCCAAGGACACTCTTCAATTTGAATGGAGTAATCATTCCATGTTTATGCCTCCAGAttgcaaaacaaatatatttttggcAAGTTTCACTACTGTGCATGCAAGACTGCGCCTATATAGTGTATTAGATCGGTTGGGGGAGGACGTTCTGTATTTCGATACAGATAGTGTCATTTTCAAAACCCGAAAGTCGGACGACTTGCATTATCTGCCCATAGGCAACTATTTAGGGGAATTGACCAACGAGATCAAACCAGAAGATGGTTACATAGTAGAATTCGTGTCAGGGGGTCCCAAAAATTATGCATACCGCACTCTTTCTGGTAGGGAGGAATGTAAAGTTCGTGGATTTACATTAAACTGGGCTAACTCCAAAGTGATCAATTTTGAAGCTATCAAATCATTGATCTGTGCATCACAGGATAAGCaaattgaaattgtcaacccTTGTAAAATATCCAGGGACAGTCGAAAAAGAAAATTGTTAAACCGTATAGAAACCAAGCGATATCAAAtggtttacaccaaaaggagaaTTTTACCCAATCTAGATACGCTGCCATTTGGATTTCGTTAA
- the LOC130049565 gene encoding uncharacterized protein LOC130049565: MAKPQYAWKQEGKKSTWFWDKQMCLMHCKQHKTSTHPVYLYKRIVIPDGWVPFIRKTKYQDLYKGLGKLGQDWAPDITLEEYKNGYTLWCVDFTKDQEAQTDKFHLIQTGNLRVEVQFAANVARTLNCVVYAVFDNLLEINKQREVSIDY; the protein is encoded by the exons ATGGCTAAGCCACAGTACGCCTGGAAACAAGAGGGGAAGAAAAGTACCTGGTTCTGGGATAAGCAGATGTGTTTgatgcattgtaaacaacacaaaacgTCCACGCATCCTGTGTACTTGTACAAACGGATCGTGATTCCTGATGGTTGGGTGCCATTTATCAGAAAGACTAAATATCAAGA TCTGTACAAAGGCTTGGGAAAATTAGGCCAGGACTGGGCTCCGGACATTACCCTGGAAGAGTATAAAAACGGTTACACCCTCTGGTGTGTGGATTTCACGAAAGATCAAGAAGCCCAGacggataaatttcatctcatacagaCTGGGAACTTGAGAGTGGAAGTGCAATTTGCCGCCAACGTGGCCAGGACCTTAAACTGTGTGGTGTATGCCGTGTTCGACAATCTGctagaaatcaacaaacaacgaGAAGTCAGCATCGATTACTAA
- the LOC125654947 gene encoding uncharacterized protein LOC125654947 — protein sequence MEQKHQFLIKSNYTTLVKKIMTSSVVGHLFVSNIITDEMRQQIEAEKTSYDRNRKLLNIILRRGPKAFRGFRMALMKANQPDLSKLLTDGEDTMTEYDKKLVMARSLVVNTAEKRNVNRESQSHSVDRQKSQNEERCRISLDDFGDLFLTAVPFKGEINIHIRHFTESNGRFFATKKGVTFPLARWVMFESLLPDIEKYLQNSETMEEMKWHIGGGVYVSITPGYTTVDIRHFWKPDDALEPVPTRKGVTLNKQKLVKLLQAVEEVRECVPELNDTELCAFRESHQNQLGMLSCPECTPFGYEPKENSISMECNVVGDSQDLLISECDSE from the coding sequence ATGGAGCAAAAGCACCAGTTCCTTATTAAGTCTAACTACACAACTCTGGTAAAGAAAATAATGACATCTTCTGTCGTTGGACATCTCTTTGTCTCTAACATTATAACAGATGAAATGAGACAACAAATTGAAGCAGAGAAAACCAGTTACgatagaaacagaaaactgcTAAATATCATTCTCCGAAGAGGACCAAAAGCTTTCAGGGGTTTCCGAATGGCTCTGATGAAAGCCAACCAACCAGACTTATCCAAGCTTCTTACTGACGGTGAAGATACCATGACGGAGTACGACAAAAAGTTAGTTATGGCCAGGTCTTTAGTAGTGAACACAGCCGAAAAGCGAAACGTTAATAGGGAATCACAGAGCCACTCTGTAGACCGACAAAAGTCTCAAAATGAAGAGCGATGTCGAATCAGCCTAGATGACTTCGGTGACCTTTTCCTCACAGCTGTACCTTTCAAAGgagaaataaatattcatatccgTCACTTTACTGAGTCTAACGGTCGCTTCTTTGCAACAAAGAAAGGAGTAACATTTCCGTTGGCAAGATGGGTGATGTTTGAATCTCTTCTACCTGATATAGAAAAATATCTACAAAACAGTGAAACGATGGAGGAAATGAAATGGCACATTGGAGGAGGGGTGTACGTTTCCATTACCCCGGGTTATACCACGGTGGACATAAGACATTTTTGGAAGCCAGATGATGCCCTGGAACCTGTTCCAACACGGAAAGGTGTCACCCTGAACAAACAGAAACTGGTCAAATTGTTGCAGGCCGTTGAGGAAGTGCGAGAATGCGTTCCCGAATTAAATGACACAGAGCTGTGTGCCTTCAGagaatctcatcaaaatcaGCTGGGGATGTTGAGTTGTCCAGAGTGCACACCCTTCGGATATGAACCTAAAGAGAACAGTATATCCATGGAATGTAATGTTGTTGGTGACTCACAAGACTTATTGATCAGTGAATGTGACTCTGAATAA
- the LOC130049672 gene encoding uncharacterized protein F54H12.2-like — protein sequence MAFLSSGDKDIAQPMELSLFASPTNQVAVEKVYFTEARPISSIGVSDTPIEIVVSGSGAEYIDLKRSRLYVKAKLLKADGTALASNEKTGIINLPLQSMFSQMDVYLNNKLVSFNTNNYPWKAYLKTVLFGGKEELSSQKQSQLFFKDEGNLGDANAYNGGNAGLVLRYGYTQESKVFELEDNLMEDIFDIDKYLINGVDIYIKLFRSSAPFLVMSAQDSPAYKLELLDVVYKVAKVRVDPGVLLNHSKQIESNPVKYILSRNELKMNTIPKGSTEFYWDNIFPQAIPDRIVVGLVDQKAVNGDYTTNPFNFEHFDVTDVGIYVNGESVPGRPLKTDFTAGHYSSAYSRLFEASEKWNQDAGLIITRDNFGSGYSLFVFTIDPCGFGEEYLNLIRRGNTRLELKFKHATTKAANVLVFATFSSLLEVDKSRDINYIQP from the coding sequence ATGGCCTTTCTAAGCAGTGGCGATAAGGACATAGCACAGCCAATGGAACTGTCTCTTTTTGCTTCCCCGACTAATCAAGTAGCAGTTGAGAAAGTGTACTTTACGGAAGCCAGACCGATTTCAAGTATCGGAGTGTCGGACACCCCCATAGAAATAGTGGTATCTGGATCGGGAGCTGAAtacatcgatttaaaaagaAGTCGATTATATGTTAAAGCCAAACTTTTAAAAGCCGACGGTACAGCATTAGCAAGCAATGAAAAGACTGGGATTATTAATTTACCGTTACAAAGCATGTTTTCTCAAATGGATGTCTACTTAAACAACAAGTTGGTTTCTTTTAACACAAACAATTATCCTTGGAAGGCTTACCTGAAAACAGTCTTGTTTGGTGGAAAAGAGGAATTATCTTCCCAGAAACAGTcccaattgtttttcaaagaCGAAGGAAATTTGGGTGACGCTAATGCTTATAATGGAGGCAATGCTGGACTAGTCTTGCGCTATGGCTATACACAAGAAAGTAAAGTATTTGAACTGGAGGACAATCTGATGGAGGATATTTTTGACATCGATAAATACCTGATCAACGGTGTGGACATCTACATCAAGCTCTTTAGATCCAGTGCACCGTTTCTTGTGATGTCTGCACAAGACTCTCCTGCTTACAAACTAGAATTACTAGATGTTGTGTACAAAGTGGCAAAAGTACGGGTCGATCCAGGTGTTCTGTTGAATCACAGTAAGCAGATAGAATCCAACCCTGTGAAGTATATCCTTTCaagaaatgaattgaaaatgaacacCATTCCTAAAGGATCTACAGAATTTTATTGGGACAACATTTTCCCGCAGGCGATACCCGATCGTATCGTAGTGGGTTTGGTAGATCAGAAGGCTGTGAATGGAGACTACACAACTAATCCATTTAATTTCGAACATTTTGATGTAACAGATGTAGGAATATACGTGAACGGAGAAAGCGTCCCGGGAAGACCCTTAAAAACCGATTTCACGGCGGGGCATTATTCATCAGCGTATTCTCGACTGTTTGAGGCCTCTGAAAAATGGAATCAAGACGCTGGTCTGATAATAACTAGAGACAACTTTGGGAGTGGATATTCTCTTTTCGTCTTTACCATAGACCCCTGTGGGTTTGGTGAAGAATATTTAAACTTGATTCGTCGAGGGAACACCAGACTCGAGCTAAAGTTCAAGCACGCAACAACTAAAGCAGCCAACGTCTTAGTTTTTGCCACCTTTTCCTCTCTGCTAGAAGTGGACAAGTCCCGGGACATTAATTACATTCAACCATGA